A DNA window from Mesoplasma coleopterae contains the following coding sequences:
- the nadE gene encoding NAD(+) synthase: protein MELKEYLEYLVEFIRETVKNANAKGVVIGISGGIDSAVVACLAKKAFPNNYTAVWMPIESSEEDYKCKQELIDQCGIKAIDVELKETFLSFKKAINESTTPDHKLAIANAKARLRMTTLYTVAQTNSYLVLGTDNLDEWHIGYFTKFGDGGVDMVPLVHLLKREVREAARILGVPVSIINRAPTASLWENQTDESELGITYDQIDAYLAGEINDEVVKTKVDHLHKISEHKRNGAVAPNEFKRK from the coding sequence ATGGAATTAAAAGAATATTTAGAATATTTAGTTGAATTTATTAGAGAAACAGTTAAAAATGCAAATGCTAAAGGTGTTGTTATTGGAATAAGTGGAGGAATTGATTCTGCTGTTGTTGCTTGTCTAGCAAAAAAAGCTTTCCCAAATAATTACACAGCTGTTTGAATGCCAATTGAATCTAGTGAAGAAGATTACAAATGTAAACAAGAATTGATTGATCAATGTGGAATTAAAGCTATTGATGTTGAATTAAAAGAAACTTTTTTATCATTTAAAAAAGCAATTAATGAATCAACAACTCCTGATCATAAATTAGCAATAGCTAATGCAAAAGCTCGTTTGAGAATGACAACTCTTTATACTGTTGCTCAGACAAATTCATACTTAGTTTTAGGAACTGACAATCTTGATGAGTGACATATTGGATATTTTACTAAATTTGGTGATGGTGGAGTTGATATGGTTCCATTAGTTCATTTATTAAAAAGAGAAGTAAGAGAAGCTGCAAGAATATTGGGTGTTCCTGTTTCAATTATTAATCGTGCACCAACTGCAAGTTTATGAGAAAATCAAACTGATGAAAGTGAGTTAGGAATTACTTATGATCAAATTGATGCGTACTTAGCTGGTGAAATAAATGATGAAGTTGTTAAAACAAAAGTTGATCATTTACATAAAATAAGTGAGCACAAAAGAAACGGTGCAGTAGCGCCAAATGAATTCAAAAGAAAATAA
- the obgE gene encoding GTPase ObgE, which produces MKFIDTAKFTIKAGNGGNGAVSFHTALFVPNGGPNGGDGGNGGSVIFEADGGKHSLLDLKLQKQISAQDGFKGDIKNMHGAQGKDLIVRVPVGTLIIDNRTGTILADMDEDKKQVLVAKGGKGGKGNARFANSRNKAPTIFEAGEIGQFFEVKAELKVLADVGFVGLPNAGKSTLLRAISNSKPEVADYAFTTLNPQLGVSRAKDGSTFVVADLPGLIEGASLGKGLGHQFLKHIERCRVICHVLDMSGNYGQEDVIRNYELIRSELVKYNYKLDERPEIIVANKMDTDEAQLNMMEEHIKDYFKNKKVVFVSGLLKDNVDELLLKIAKELETAKYVPLWEMEQDIYEGVKVYRLEEDEEDIQILNKGNGRWEVAGDTIYKIYQKFPITTDDNLLLFNEKLKKSGVYDMLRERGVGAGDIVKVFEYELEWMD; this is translated from the coding sequence ATGAAATTTATTGATACAGCTAAATTTACTATCAAAGCCGGTAATGGAGGAAATGGTGCAGTTAGTTTCCATACTGCCCTTTTTGTACCTAATGGTGGTCCAAACGGTGGAGATGGTGGAAATGGTGGAAGTGTTATATTTGAAGCCGATGGTGGAAAACATTCACTTTTAGATTTAAAACTTCAAAAACAAATTAGCGCACAAGATGGATTCAAGGGTGACATTAAAAATATGCATGGAGCGCAAGGTAAAGATCTTATTGTTCGAGTTCCTGTAGGCACATTAATTATTGATAATAGAACTGGAACAATTTTGGCTGATATGGATGAAGACAAGAAACAAGTTTTAGTAGCTAAAGGCGGAAAAGGTGGAAAAGGAAATGCAAGATTTGCGAACTCCAGAAATAAAGCACCAACCATATTTGAAGCTGGTGAAATTGGTCAATTCTTTGAAGTTAAGGCTGAGTTAAAAGTTTTAGCTGATGTGGGATTTGTTGGATTACCAAATGCTGGTAAATCAACACTGCTTAGAGCTATTTCAAATTCAAAACCAGAAGTTGCAGATTATGCATTTACAACTTTAAATCCTCAATTAGGAGTTTCTAGAGCAAAAGATGGTTCAACATTCGTTGTTGCAGACTTACCTGGATTAATTGAAGGAGCAAGTCTGGGAAAAGGATTAGGTCATCAATTCTTAAAACATATTGAAAGATGTAGAGTAATTTGTCATGTACTGGACATGAGTGGAAATTACGGGCAAGAAGATGTAATTAGAAATTATGAATTAATTAGAAGTGAATTAGTTAAATATAATTATAAACTGGATGAAAGACCCGAAATTATTGTAGCTAACAAAATGGACACAGATGAAGCACAATTAAATATGATGGAAGAGCATATTAAAGATTATTTTAAAAATAAGAAAGTTGTCTTTGTATCAGGATTATTAAAAGATAATGTTGATGAGTTATTATTAAAAATTGCTAAAGAGCTTGAAACAGCGAAATATGTTCCACTATGAGAAATGGAACAAGATATTTATGAAGGAGTCAAAGTTTATCGCCTTGAAGAGGATGAGGAAGATATTCAAATTCTTAATAAAGGTAATGGTAGGTGAGAAGTTGCAGGAGATACAATTTATAAAATTTATCAAAAGTTCCCAATCACTACTGATGATAACTTATTACTATTTAATGAAAAACTTAAAAAATCAGGAGTATATGACATGTTAAGAGAACGTGGAGTAGGGGCTGGAGATATCGTTAAGGTATTTGAATATGAACTTGAATGAATGGATTAA
- a CDS encoding DEAD/DEAH box helicase, translating into MTFKELQLSDKVLVALEKANFNEATEIQARAIPLFLEGKNIFGKSSTGTGKTASFVLPILEKIEPNKRRVQAVIMAPTRELAMQIVNQIRIFGSRIENLVIAPLIGGADMRDQIKRLKDSQIVVGTPGRVNDHLNRKTLKLDDVRTIILDEADEMLKMGFKNEIDALFERVSPDVQIGLFSATTSPKVMQIANDYMNEYDVIEIENQIEVNANITNTFIFTKGFSKEDLIVKVFKKHKPKRAIVFSNTKNHTDKIADNLEAAGIRAIVINGDKRQSQRSRAIAKFRNNEISVLVATDVVARGIDITGVDYVINYDVSMEDEHFVHRIGRTGRNNTKGDSITFVQNQNVLRQIKGIEKNFNLIIDEMQISEYGEVDKQEGRGNSNRSSRGDRRDSGRGDRRDSNRGDRRDSGRGDRRDSNRGRDDRRNAGHNDRKDFAHGERKRTSERLDSRSSAWTSQSWEERMLSLSPEEKEFAKKALSLVDDYSSNGNSSNNSENSGRRGSNRGRDDRRSSNRGRDDRRSSGRDDRRSSGRGDKRDSNRGDRKNNNFEGTRHSSWDVKTDYSKQDSGRWERVTGKDKRPASFNDKKGGSDSNRGGDERRNRRSSGRGEWVHSGPRENKGSGTRNRRNSSSNSSSKKSRNKW; encoded by the coding sequence ATGACATTTAAAGAATTACAATTAAGCGACAAAGTATTAGTCGCACTGGAAAAAGCTAATTTTAACGAAGCTACAGAAATTCAAGCTAGAGCAATACCACTTTTCCTAGAAGGAAAAAACATTTTTGGTAAATCAAGCACTGGTACAGGTAAAACAGCCTCATTCGTATTACCAATCTTAGAAAAAATAGAACCAAACAAAAGAAGAGTTCAAGCCGTTATAATGGCACCAACAAGAGAATTAGCAATGCAAATTGTTAACCAAATTAGAATATTTGGATCAAGAATAGAAAATCTAGTAATAGCACCATTAATAGGTGGAGCTGATATGCGAGATCAAATTAAAAGACTGAAAGACTCACAAATAGTTGTGGGAACTCCAGGAAGGGTTAATGACCACTTAAATAGAAAAACTTTAAAATTAGATGATGTTAGAACAATCATTTTAGATGAAGCTGATGAAATGCTAAAAATGGGATTTAAAAACGAAATTGATGCATTATTTGAAAGAGTTTCACCAGATGTTCAAATTGGTTTATTTTCAGCTACAACATCACCAAAAGTAATGCAAATTGCTAATGATTATATGAATGAATATGACGTTATTGAAATTGAAAATCAAATAGAAGTTAATGCTAATATTACAAATACCTTTATTTTCACAAAAGGTTTTAGCAAAGAAGATTTAATTGTTAAAGTATTTAAAAAACACAAACCTAAAAGAGCTATTGTTTTTTCAAACACAAAAAACCATACAGATAAAATTGCAGACAATTTAGAAGCAGCAGGAATTAGAGCTATAGTTATTAATGGTGATAAAAGACAATCACAAAGATCAAGAGCTATTGCAAAATTTAGAAACAATGAAATATCAGTTTTAGTTGCAACTGATGTTGTTGCTCGTGGAATTGATATTACAGGTGTTGACTACGTAATTAACTATGATGTATCAATGGAAGACGAACATTTTGTTCATAGAATTGGTAGAACAGGAAGAAATAATACAAAAGGTGATTCAATTACTTTTGTACAAAATCAAAATGTTTTAAGACAAATAAAAGGAATAGAAAAAAACTTTAATTTAATTATTGATGAAATGCAAATTTCTGAATATGGTGAAGTAGACAAGCAAGAAGGAAGAGGAAACTCAAATAGAAGTTCACGCGGAGATAGAAGAGATTCAGGTCGTGGAGATAGAAGAGATTCAAATCGTGGAGACAGAAGAGATTCAGGTCGCGGAGACAGAAGAGATTCAAATCGTGGTCGTGATGACAGAAGAAATGCTGGACACAATGATAGAAAAGACTTTGCTCATGGCGAAAGAAAAAGAACAAGTGAAAGACTAGATAGCAGAAGTAGCGCTTGAACTTCACAATCATGAGAAGAAAGAATGTTATCTTTATCACCTGAAGAAAAAGAATTTGCTAAAAAAGCTTTATCTCTAGTTGATGATTATTCAAGTAATGGAAACTCATCTAATAACTCTGAAAATTCAGGCAGAAGAGGTTCAAATCGTGGGCGTGATGACAGAAGAAGTTCAAACCGTGGTCGTGATGACAGAAGAAGTTCAGGACGCGATGATAGAAGAAGCTCAGGCCGTGGAGACAAAAGAGATTCAAATCGTGGAGACAGAAAAAATAATAATTTTGAAGGAACTAGACATTCTTCATGAGATGTTAAAACAGATTACTCAAAACAAGATTCAGGTCGTTGAGAAAGAGTAACAGGAAAAGACAAAAGACCTGCATCATTTAATGATAAAAAAGGTGGATCTGATTCAAACCGTGGTGGAGACGAAAGAAGAAATAGAAGAAGTTCAGGTAGAGGTGAATGAGTTCACTCAGGTCCGAGAGAAAATAAAGGTTCAGGAACACGTAACAGAAGAAATTCTTCATCAAATAGTTCATCTAAAAAATCAAGAAATAAATGATAA
- a CDS encoding glycoside hydrolase family 32 protein, whose amino-acid sequence MKLNKETILNLITEHNQDDIKKANELVASDKYYRPTYHIAPPNGLLNDPNGLVYVDGEHYIHYQWSPLQPYHGMKHWRLVKTKDFVNYDDLGVSIIPTEEFERTGAFSGSAFKEKDGVKIYYTGNIEENGEMIEEVQIKADFIDEKIVNKRVVVEHDKNLFTPHVRDPKIFEYENNKYMIFGAQCKADMLGGLVFYKTDDMEKYTFDRILKPSLDQTYGYMWECPNLDYLEGKMLFMQSSEGWFNEENPYELNSSRNVVYTQIDKLDFENNKLNEKSILKTMDFGHDFYAPQTYWVDKKLLMIGWLGAVDVQYPTDEYSWHSMLTIPRELSWSKEILVQKPYSEFKKNVLTKTTKEAFKELSVNKAIHLEFDLSDNLDIKILNEKNEFIEIKFTDKEIILDRTNQTAKVDWNFETPRKALRKFKNQKVEIFIDSSSIEIFADNYETIFTSRFFVKNFNKIQLNKEHEMLLSDIKEMKLK is encoded by the coding sequence ATGAAATTAAATAAAGAAACAATATTAAATTTAATAACAGAACATAATCAAGATGATATTAAAAAAGCAAATGAATTAGTAGCAAGTGATAAATATTATAGACCAACATATCATATAGCACCTCCAAATGGATTATTGAATGATCCAAATGGATTAGTTTATGTAGATGGAGAACATTATATTCATTATCAATGATCACCACTTCAACCATATCATGGAATGAAACATTGACGTTTAGTTAAAACTAAAGACTTTGTTAATTATGATGATTTAGGTGTATCAATAATACCAACAGAAGAATTCGAAAGAACAGGAGCATTTTCTGGCTCAGCTTTTAAAGAAAAAGACGGAGTAAAAATTTACTACACAGGTAATATTGAAGAAAATGGCGAAATGATTGAAGAAGTGCAAATCAAAGCGGACTTCATTGATGAAAAAATTGTAAATAAAAGAGTTGTTGTAGAGCACGATAAAAATCTTTTCACACCTCACGTAAGAGATCCAAAAATATTTGAATATGAAAATAACAAATATATGATTTTTGGTGCTCAGTGTAAAGCTGATATGCTTGGTGGGTTAGTTTTCTACAAAACTGACGATATGGAAAAATATACTTTTGATAGAATACTAAAACCATCATTAGACCAAACTTATGGATACATGTGAGAATGCCCTAATTTAGATTATCTAGAAGGAAAAATGCTATTTATGCAATCATCAGAAGGGTGATTTAATGAAGAAAATCCTTATGAACTAAATAGTTCAAGAAATGTTGTTTATACTCAAATAGATAAATTAGATTTTGAAAACAATAAATTGAATGAAAAATCAATTTTAAAAACAATGGATTTCGGACATGATTTTTATGCACCGCAAACTTATTGAGTTGATAAAAAACTTTTAATGATAGGTTGATTAGGTGCGGTTGATGTTCAATATCCAACAGATGAATACTCATGACACTCAATGTTAACAATACCAAGAGAACTAAGCTGATCAAAAGAAATTTTAGTTCAAAAACCTTACTCAGAATTCAAAAAAAATGTTTTAACTAAAACAACTAAAGAAGCATTTAAAGAATTAAGTGTAAACAAAGCAATACATTTAGAGTTTGATTTAAGCGATAATTTAGACATTAAAATTCTTAACGAAAAAAATGAATTTATAGAAATAAAATTTACTGATAAAGAAATAATTTTAGATAGAACAAATCAAACTGCAAAAGTTGATTGAAATTTTGAAACACCAAGAAAAGCATTAAGAAAATTCAAAAATCAAAAAGTTGAAATATTTATTGATTCATCATCAATTGAAATATTTGCGGATAATTATGAAACAATTTTTACTTCAAGATTTTTTGTAAAAAACTTTAATAAAATTCAATTAAATAAAGAACATGAAATGTTACTATCTGATATTAAAGAAATGAAATTAAAATAA
- a CDS encoding PTS transporter subunit EIIB encodes MKHAKINSHFYDECKKVREAVGGIKNIELINRCSTRIRIKVIDITKLNLNKLEGSKIFVKTLLKDDFVQLIVNENIDEVFLNLLKSLKISYEEIPNDFEVRVNKEGNFFKVVTDGISVIVKPLIPLLITMAIVATLSNVFNGIDFGSGTLSETGQFAKAVGEMFDILQKALNLAFSIMIPWSIFKLMKGSQAIGISIGIVLCFHDLISTNDIMSGEYGDIFKWFGDASFLESGYPWKISYVGQILPIVAMSFIAVYIERFANKFDIPVFKEMVAIPMITISTFFIGILLVGPLGLLLTYGMNEGVVWATTDNVAKYIFNPILGLALPWLVITGLIQVLVVINLQQFTTFGGTTMMPMFTQLNIAVATSILAVTIINRHNKELKRTAIPSYSLAYVSGSTEPALFGVGLKFVYPVIAASIGATVGIIITTFAGVICTNGNASLLVFLSITTKPEILDKFNIHTIAGGPYLWMAIAIVATFITTFFATIGLSKIKVFKEMNAKVLERDFSVN; translated from the coding sequence ATGAAACATGCAAAAATAAACAGCCACTTTTACGACGAATGTAAAAAAGTAAGAGAAGCTGTCGGTGGAATAAAAAACATCGAGTTAATTAATAGATGTTCAACAAGAATCAGAATCAAAGTTATTGACATAACAAAATTAAATTTGAATAAACTTGAAGGTTCTAAAATTTTTGTTAAAACATTACTAAAAGATGACTTTGTTCAATTGATTGTTAACGAGAATATTGATGAAGTTTTTTTAAATTTATTAAAATCGCTAAAAATTTCATATGAAGAGATTCCTAATGATTTTGAAGTAAGAGTTAATAAAGAGGGGAACTTTTTTAAAGTAGTAACTGATGGGATTTCTGTTATTGTAAAACCTCTTATACCTCTTTTGATAACAATGGCCATAGTAGCTACATTATCAAATGTATTTAATGGTATAGATTTTGGATCAGGAACTTTATCAGAAACTGGTCAATTTGCAAAAGCAGTTGGGGAAATGTTTGATATTTTACAAAAAGCATTAAACTTAGCTTTCTCAATAATGATTCCTTGATCAATTTTTAAACTTATGAAAGGTAGTCAAGCAATTGGTATATCAATTGGTATTGTATTATGTTTCCATGATTTGATAAGCACAAATGACATTATGAGTGGAGAATATGGTGACATATTTAAATGATTTGGAGATGCATCATTCCTTGAATCAGGATATCCTTGAAAAATATCATATGTTGGTCAAATACTTCCTATAGTTGCAATGAGTTTTATTGCAGTCTATATTGAAAGATTTGCAAACAAATTTGATATACCTGTATTTAAAGAAATGGTTGCAATACCAATGATTACAATTTCTACATTCTTTATTGGTATTTTATTGGTAGGTCCTTTAGGCTTATTATTAACATATGGAATGAATGAAGGTGTGGTTTGAGCAACTACAGATAATGTTGCTAAATATATATTTAATCCAATTTTAGGATTAGCCTTACCTTGGTTAGTTATTACCGGATTAATTCAAGTCTTGGTAGTTATTAACTTACAACAGTTTACTACATTTGGTGGAACAACAATGATGCCGATGTTTACACAATTAAATATTGCAGTAGCAACTTCAATCTTAGCTGTAACAATTATAAATCGACATAATAAAGAATTAAAAAGAACAGCAATACCTTCATATTCATTAGCATATGTAAGTGGATCAACTGAACCAGCATTATTTGGTGTAGGATTAAAATTTGTTTATCCAGTGATTGCAGCAAGTATTGGTGCAACTGTTGGTATTATAATAACAACATTTGCTGGAGTGATTTGTACAAATGGTAATGCTTCATTGTTAGTATTTTTATCAATTACAACTAAACCTGAAATATTAGATAAATTTAACATACACACAATAGCGGGTGGGCCATACTTATGAATGGCAATAGCTATTGTGGCAACATTTATAACAACTTTCTTTGCAACAATTGGTTTATCAAAAATTAAAGTTTTCAAAGAAATGAATGCAAAAGTTTTAGAAAGAGATTTTTCGGTGAATTAA
- the nrdE gene encoding class 1b ribonucleoside-diphosphate reductase subunit alpha, with the protein MEDKKINTLSGTEESDEYVTLNARAKILAAGSDNFKLDVEAAKAYLKHHVEPRLVKFDSVKERIEYLVSNGYYEEEVINKYSIEQIEEITDIAYGFNREFPSFMGAMKFYNSYGLKTFDGQKYLENFEDRAVMNALFLGNGNFESAKKTLRQLMLGRFQPATPTFLNAGKKQRGEYVSCYLLRVEDNMESICRAVTTSLQLSKRGGGVALCLTNLRELGAPIKHIANQATGVIPVMKILEDSFSYANQLGQRQGAGAVYLNAHHPDVMSFLDTKRENADEKIRIKSLSLGLVIPDITFELAQKNEEMALFSPYDVEREYGKAMSDISITKEYYNLIENPNIKKTYINARKFFLTVAELHFESGYPYILFDDTVNNNNAHAATGRIVMSNLCSEIAQVSTPSTFNDDLSFKTMGDDICCNLGSLNIAKVMESGAEFGEVIEHSINALDLVSRTSDLSSAPSIQQGNKKNHAVGLGAMNLHGFLATNFIWYNSIEAVDFTNMFFYAMAYNAFKASHKLALQYDTFDGFETSQFADGSWFNKYTKCAEDKWTPETQRVKELFAQYNVTIPTQQDWIELVELIKKDGIANSHLMAVAPTGSISYLSSCTPSLQPVVAPIEVRKEGKLGRIYVPAYNINFDNMAYYALGAYEVGPMPIIDIVAAAQQHVDQAISLTLFMTDQVTTRDLNKAYIHAFKKKCASIYYVRVRQEVLEDSENYECDACVI; encoded by the coding sequence ATGGAAGATAAAAAAATAAATACATTATCTGGTACAGAAGAAAGTGATGAATATGTTACGTTAAATGCCAGAGCTAAAATATTAGCTGCTGGATCAGATAATTTTAAACTAGATGTAGAAGCTGCTAAAGCTTACTTAAAACATCATGTTGAACCAAGATTAGTAAAGTTCGATTCAGTTAAAGAAAGAATTGAATACTTAGTTTCTAATGGATACTATGAAGAAGAAGTTATTAACAAATATAGTATTGAACAAATTGAAGAAATTACTGATATCGCTTATGGATTCAATCGTGAATTTCCAAGTTTTATGGGAGCGATGAAGTTTTATAATTCATATGGTTTAAAAACATTTGATGGTCAAAAATATTTGGAAAATTTTGAAGATAGAGCAGTTATGAATGCTTTATTCTTGGGAAATGGAAATTTTGAATCTGCAAAAAAAACATTAAGACAATTAATGTTAGGAAGATTCCAACCAGCTACACCAACATTTTTAAATGCTGGTAAAAAACAACGTGGTGAATATGTTTCTTGTTATCTATTAAGAGTAGAAGACAACATGGAATCAATTTGTCGTGCTGTTACAACATCATTGCAATTATCAAAACGAGGTGGTGGAGTTGCTTTATGTTTAACTAATCTACGTGAATTAGGAGCACCAATTAAACACATTGCTAACCAGGCAACTGGTGTTATCCCTGTTATGAAAATTTTAGAAGATTCATTCTCATATGCTAACCAACTAGGACAAAGACAAGGTGCTGGTGCAGTTTACTTAAATGCTCACCACCCAGATGTTATGTCATTCTTAGACACAAAAAGAGAAAATGCTGATGAAAAAATTCGTATTAAATCATTATCATTAGGATTAGTTATTCCAGATATTACTTTTGAATTAGCTCAAAAAAATGAAGAAATGGCTTTATTCAGTCCTTATGATGTTGAAAGAGAATATGGAAAAGCAATGTCAGATATTTCAATTACTAAAGAATACTATAATTTAATTGAAAACCCAAACATCAAAAAAACTTATATTAATGCAAGAAAATTCTTTTTAACTGTTGCAGAATTGCATTTTGAAAGTGGATACCCATACATCTTGTTTGATGATACTGTAAATAATAACAATGCTCATGCAGCAACTGGAAGAATTGTTATGAGTAACTTGTGTAGTGAAATTGCTCAAGTTTCAACACCAAGTACTTTTAACGATGATTTAAGTTTTAAAACTATGGGAGACGATATCTGTTGTAATTTAGGAAGTCTTAACATTGCTAAAGTAATGGAAAGTGGAGCTGAATTTGGAGAAGTTATTGAACACTCAATTAATGCTTTAGATTTAGTTTCAAGAACAAGTGATTTAAGTAGTGCTCCTTCAATTCAACAAGGAAACAAAAAAAATCATGCTGTCGGTTTGGGAGCAATGAACTTACATGGTTTCTTAGCAACAAACTTTATTTGATATAATTCAATTGAAGCTGTTGATTTTACAAATATGTTCTTCTATGCAATGGCATATAATGCATTTAAAGCATCACATAAATTGGCTTTACAATATGACACATTTGATGGATTTGAAACATCACAATTTGCTGATGGAAGTTGATTTAATAAATATACTAAATGTGCAGAAGATAAATGAACTCCTGAAACACAAAGAGTTAAAGAATTATTTGCCCAATACAATGTAACTATTCCAACTCAACAAGATTGAATTGAATTAGTTGAATTAATTAAAAAAGATGGAATCGCAAATTCACACTTAATGGCTGTTGCTCCTACAGGATCAATTAGTTACTTATCTTCATGTACTCCAAGCTTACAACCAGTTGTAGCACCAATTGAAGTACGTAAAGAAGGTAAATTAGGTAGAATTTACGTTCCAGCATACAACATCAATTTTGATAACATGGCTTACTATGCTTTAGGAGCATATGAAGTTGGGCCAATGCCAATTATTGATATTGTTGCTGCAGCTCAACAACATGTTGATCAAGCTATTTCATTAACTTTATTTATGACAGACCAAGTTACAACTCGTGACTTAAACAAAGCATACATTCATGCATTCAAGAAAAAATGTGCATCAATCTACTACGTACGTGTAAGACAAGAAGTATTAGAAGATAGTGAAAACTATGAATGTGATGCATGTGTAATTTAA
- the nrdI gene encoding class Ib ribonucleoside-diphosphate reductase assembly flavoprotein NrdI: MHDDIKLVSGEEIVKPTGKVHVVYFSSISNNTHRFIQKLGVENSRIPYELEEEIIVDSDYVLITPTYSGGGEFTSGAVPKQVIKFLNNENNRSFCRGVIASGNTNFGNTFAMAGPILSKKLNVPLLYQFELLGTQGDVDKINKILKDFWGK, translated from the coding sequence ATGCATGATGATATTAAATTAGTTTCGGGTGAAGAAATTGTTAAACCTACAGGAAAAGTACATGTTGTTTACTTTTCATCAATATCAAACAATACACATAGATTTATTCAAAAACTTGGTGTTGAAAATTCAAGAATACCATACGAATTAGAAGAAGAAATTATTGTTGATTCTGATTATGTATTAATAACTCCAACATACAGTGGTGGTGGAGAATTTACTTCAGGCGCAGTTCCAAAACAAGTTATTAAATTTTTAAACAATGAAAACAACAGAAGTTTTTGTAGGGGCGTAATTGCTTCAGGTAATACTAACTTTGGTAATACTTTTGCAATGGCAGGACCAATTTTATCAAAAAAACTTAATGTTCCATTGTTATATCAATTTGAATTATTGGGAACTCAAGGTGACGTAGACAAAATTAATAAAATATTGAAAGACTTTTGAGGAAAATAA